From a region of the Streptomyces sp. NBC_00193 genome:
- a CDS encoding type ISP restriction/modification enzyme — protein sequence MPWAVGSLRLGRAWVAAPDPATLRARWAALAAAEGAERERLFRPTRARSTGAGAAALPGQRSGSTARFADTPGPRPDPVRILREPFDEQWLLPDQRLIDLARPELWRVLDEHQLFAVEPAPSAALLVTAHLPAGRLGRIRPLHRRPGGAEPNLAPGLQHLLGERYGTWVTPEDVLCWILAAGRPGPRGYEVPLTADATRWRAGLELGHRLLSVRLRGARGGEAPRLPGGRRPYVRSALPAWPRELAYDPESETLTVGGGPGGGTVSPVPAGAWEYEVHGVRVLESWFAARLAHRDPEAEGLEAVGPAEWPQGWTSELLALVTTLALLAELEPERAAFEVGPTLTAAELRAGGVLPPPDWARRPASVLDHQEEGPGGQFALL from the coding sequence ATGCCCTGGGCCGTGGGCTCCCTGCGCCTGGGACGGGCCTGGGTCGCGGCCCCCGATCCGGCGACCCTGCGTGCCCGGTGGGCCGCCCTGGCCGCCGCCGAGGGCGCCGAGCGGGAGCGGCTGTTCCGCCCGACCCGGGCGCGGAGCACGGGCGCCGGGGCGGCGGCGCTGCCGGGTCAGCGCTCCGGTTCCACGGCCCGCTTCGCGGACACGCCGGGGCCCCGCCCCGACCCCGTACGGATCCTGCGCGAGCCCTTCGACGAACAGTGGCTGCTGCCCGACCAGCGGCTCATCGACCTGGCCCGCCCGGAGCTGTGGCGGGTGCTGGACGAGCACCAGCTGTTCGCCGTGGAGCCGGCGCCGTCGGCGGCGCTGCTGGTCACCGCTCACCTCCCGGCCGGCCGGCTCGGCCGGATCCGCCCGCTGCACCGCCGCCCGGGCGGCGCCGAGCCCAATCTCGCCCCCGGGCTGCAGCACCTGCTCGGCGAGCGGTACGGGACCTGGGTCACCCCCGAGGACGTGCTCTGCTGGATCCTCGCCGCCGGCCGCCCCGGCCCCCGGGGGTACGAGGTCCCCCTCACCGCCGACGCCACGCGCTGGCGGGCCGGGCTGGAGCTGGGCCACCGGCTGCTCTCCGTCCGGCTGCGCGGGGCCCGCGGCGGCGAGGCGCCCCGGCTGCCCGGCGGGCGCCGGCCGTACGTCCGCTCGGCGCTGCCGGCGTGGCCGCGCGAGCTCGCGTACGACCCGGAGAGCGAGACCCTGACGGTCGGGGGCGGCCCGGGCGGCGGCACCGTGTCGCCCGTACCGGCCGGGGCGTGGGAGTACGAGGTCCACGGCGTCCGCGTGCTGGAGTCCTGGTTCGCCGCCCGGCTCGCGCACCGGGACCCGGAGGCCGAGGGGCTGGAAGCGGTGGGTCCGGCCGAGTGGCCGCAGGGCTGGACCTCGGAGCTGCTGGCCCTGGTGACGACCCTGGCGCTGCTGGCCGAACTGGAGCCGGAGCGGGCGGCGTTCGAGGTGGGGCCGACGCTGACCGCCGCCGAGCTGCGGGCGGGCGGGGTGCTGCCGCCGCCGGACTGGGCCCGGCGGCCGGCCTCGGTGCTGGATCACCAGGAGGAGGGGCCGGGCGGGCAGTTCGCGCTGCTCTGA
- a CDS encoding GntR family transcriptional regulator, giving the protein MPRGAATAAPTPSYGEPPVTAFAPDSLVLNRKLPLWYQVSQSLRASILGRTADASLRLPTEEQLAEHYGVSVLTMRQALKELEAEGLISRHRRRGTFIEPAALRGAPVQLLGSVDAIVAQQSGDRTTILGHERTAVSGELLEHFPDTAEVVTYRRLRHDSESGEPTNWAENAVRPELADAIDLADLERWPMTKVLRDIVKVDISRITDTVEARLADPLTAELLRVPLLSPILHYTGVTYDGAGRVVDVARIRYRGDRFSFTVTVDAH; this is encoded by the coding sequence ATGCCGCGCGGCGCCGCCACCGCCGCGCCCACACCGTCCTACGGAGAACCACCCGTGACCGCCTTCGCCCCCGACTCGCTGGTACTGAACCGGAAGCTGCCGCTCTGGTACCAGGTCTCCCAGTCGCTGCGCGCCTCGATACTCGGGCGCACGGCCGACGCCTCGCTGCGCCTGCCCACCGAGGAGCAGCTCGCCGAGCACTACGGGGTGAGCGTGCTGACCATGCGGCAGGCGCTCAAGGAGCTGGAGGCAGAGGGGCTCATCAGCCGCCACCGGCGGCGCGGGACCTTCATCGAGCCGGCGGCGCTGCGCGGGGCCCCGGTCCAGCTGCTGGGGTCGGTCGACGCGATCGTGGCGCAGCAGTCGGGCGACCGTACGACGATCCTGGGGCACGAGCGGACGGCGGTGTCCGGGGAGCTGCTGGAGCACTTCCCGGACACCGCCGAGGTGGTCACGTACCGCAGGCTCCGGCACGACAGCGAGAGCGGCGAGCCGACCAACTGGGCGGAGAACGCGGTGCGCCCGGAGCTCGCCGATGCCATCGACCTGGCGGATCTGGAGCGCTGGCCGATGACGAAGGTGCTGCGGGACATCGTGAAGGTGGACATCAGCCGGATCACCGACACGGTGGAGGCGCGGCTCGCCGACCCGCTCACGGCCGAGCTGCTGCGCGTGCCGCTGCTGAGCCCGATCCTGCACTACACGGGCGTCACCTACGACGGCGCCGGCCGGGTGGTCGACGTGGCGCGGATCCGGTACCGCGGGGACCGGTTCTCCTTCACCGTGACCGTCGACGCGCACTGA
- the hmgA gene encoding homogentisate 1,2-dioxygenase, translated as MSGGSEQARKTAEGLEYLTGFGNEHSSEAVPGALPIGRNSPQRSPLGLYAEQLSGSAFTEPRSHNRRSWLYRIRPSAAHPRFTLAADNGALRSAPFTEAPADPNRLRWNPLPDPAPGTDFLAGLWTLGGNGDATQRSGMAIHLYSANASMTDRAFSDSDGELLIVPERGGLLLRTEFGLLSARPGEMALIPRGVRFRVELQDETARGYVCENYGRPFELPDLGPIGANGLAAARDFRAPVASYEDAERPTEVLNKFCGNLWTATYDHSPLDVVAWHGTHVPYVYDLRSFNVLGSISYDHPDPSIFTVLTSPSDTAGLAGVDFVVFAPRWLVGEDTFRPPYFHRNVMSEYMGLIDGAYDAKAEGFVPGGGSLHNMMSAHGPDRETFDRASAAELKPQKIDDGLAFMFETRWPITATAQAAGADHLQGGYDDVWQGLERHFRA; from the coding sequence ATGAGCGGCGGCAGCGAGCAGGCCAGGAAGACGGCGGAGGGGCTGGAGTACCTCACCGGCTTCGGCAACGAGCACAGCTCGGAGGCCGTCCCCGGTGCGCTGCCGATCGGGCGGAACTCGCCCCAGCGCTCCCCCCTCGGCCTCTACGCGGAGCAGCTCAGCGGCAGCGCGTTCACCGAGCCGCGTTCCCACAACCGCCGCTCCTGGCTCTACCGGATCCGCCCCTCGGCCGCGCACCCGCGCTTCACCCTGGCCGCGGACAACGGCGCCCTGCGCAGCGCGCCCTTCACGGAGGCCCCGGCCGACCCGAACCGGCTCCGCTGGAACCCGCTGCCCGACCCGGCCCCCGGTACGGATTTCCTGGCGGGCCTGTGGACCCTCGGCGGCAACGGCGACGCCACCCAGCGCTCCGGCATGGCCATCCACCTCTACTCCGCCAACGCCTCCATGACCGACCGGGCCTTCAGCGACTCCGACGGCGAGCTGCTGATCGTCCCCGAGCGCGGCGGGCTGCTCCTGCGCACCGAGTTCGGCCTGCTGAGCGCCCGGCCGGGCGAGATGGCGCTGATCCCGCGCGGGGTCCGCTTCCGCGTGGAGCTCCAGGACGAGACCGCCCGCGGGTACGTCTGCGAGAACTACGGCCGCCCCTTCGAGCTCCCCGACCTGGGCCCCATCGGCGCCAACGGGCTCGCCGCGGCCCGCGATTTCCGTGCGCCGGTGGCCTCGTACGAGGACGCCGAGCGGCCGACCGAGGTGCTGAACAAGTTCTGCGGCAACCTCTGGACCGCCACCTACGACCACTCCCCGCTCGACGTGGTCGCCTGGCACGGCACGCACGTCCCGTACGTCTACGACCTGCGCAGCTTCAACGTCCTCGGTTCCATCAGCTACGACCACCCCGACCCGTCCATCTTCACGGTCCTGACCTCGCCCTCCGACACGGCGGGCCTGGCGGGCGTGGACTTCGTGGTCTTCGCGCCGCGCTGGCTGGTCGGCGAGGACACCTTCCGCCCGCCGTACTTCCACCGCAACGTGATGAGCGAGTACATGGGGCTCATCGACGGCGCCTACGACGCCAAGGCGGAGGGCTTCGTTCCCGGCGGCGGCTCCCTGCACAACATGATGTCCGCGCACGGCCCCGACCGGGAGACCTTCGACCGGGCGAGCGCCGCCGAGCTGAAGCCGCAGAAGATCGACGACGGCCTGGCCTTCATGTTCGAGACCCGCTGGCCGATCACCGCCACCGCCCAGGCGGCCGGCGCGGACCACCTCCAGGGCGGATACGACGACGTCTGGCAGGGGCTGGAGCGCCACTTCCGCGCCTAA
- a CDS encoding right-handed parallel beta-helix repeat-containing protein, translated as MSWTRRFPAVPAALLAALLALLSLLVAAPAASAHEERPVDLPDGSGSVPAYRTGEPDLIVCKTDRPAFERRISAFPDALRQRNLVLYERCEKNGFRDLQAAVDAVDRPGMNIAILPGLYEEEPSLAEPTAECASLKAPNSSLGYQILTYEQQVACRHNQNLVAILGKTGLQIEGTGASRQDVVIDAKYHKLNAIRADKSNGIYFRNFTAQRTTFNSLYVLAGDGFVIDDVLTRWNDEYGFLTFASDHGLYKNCESYGNGDSGIYPGSASDINDGRGYDVPRYSIEITGCRSHHNMVGYSGTAGDSVYVHDNEFDQNMGGASMDSAFPGHPGLPQNHARFERNLIHDNNADYYHYVADGTCAKPPAERGYEQGVVCPQISMPPGTGIITAGGNWNLYENNWVYGHQRAGFFLSAVPAFIRGEEELSKQTDTSHHNRYAGNILGKDKSGASRPNGMDVWWDGQGRGNCWQQGPDGSTPGTLPQCGERRGAVSGGSARLAGEPVKLAQLLVCADYSVQARKLPAGCDWYGSRGLQRVETQLALAVAAVLLLVGGLLWWRRLRHSRPAGVAALLGLAGLALDVAGSTTGLVGTFVPALALLCLGLWWTGTGLALRPTRPWLARLTLLLGALTLLDAFDKAVLMIPWIPLGPAWIRSLVAVVWILWAVIAAARPGGAPARPAGPGGDPAGDRVPVPAGPAPTRSAETEAGPEAADGAAAGGDQP; from the coding sequence ATGTCGTGGACCCGCAGGTTTCCTGCCGTGCCGGCGGCGCTCCTCGCCGCCCTCCTAGCGCTTCTGTCCCTCCTCGTCGCCGCGCCCGCCGCGAGCGCGCACGAGGAGCGCCCCGTCGACCTCCCCGACGGCTCCGGCTCCGTCCCCGCCTACCGCACGGGCGAGCCCGACCTGATCGTCTGCAAGACCGACCGGCCGGCCTTCGAACGCCGGATATCCGCCTTCCCCGACGCCCTCAGGCAGCGCAACCTCGTCCTCTACGAACGCTGCGAGAAGAACGGCTTCCGCGACCTCCAGGCGGCGGTCGACGCCGTGGACCGCCCGGGCATGAACATCGCGATCCTCCCCGGCCTCTACGAGGAGGAGCCCTCGCTCGCCGAGCCGACCGCGGAGTGCGCCTCGCTCAAGGCGCCCAACTCCTCGCTCGGCTACCAGATCCTGACCTACGAGCAGCAGGTGGCCTGCCGCCACAACCAGAACCTCGTCGCCATCCTCGGCAAGACCGGCCTCCAGATCGAAGGCACCGGGGCCTCCCGCCAGGACGTGGTCATCGACGCCAAGTACCACAAGCTGAACGCGATCCGCGCGGACAAGTCCAACGGCATCTACTTCCGCAACTTCACCGCGCAGCGCACCACCTTCAACTCGCTGTACGTCCTCGCGGGCGACGGCTTCGTCATCGACGACGTACTGACCCGCTGGAACGACGAGTACGGCTTCCTGACCTTCGCCAGCGACCACGGCCTGTACAAGAACTGCGAGTCCTACGGCAACGGCGACTCCGGCATCTACCCCGGCAGCGCCTCCGACATCAACGACGGCCGCGGCTACGACGTCCCCCGCTACTCCATCGAGATCACCGGCTGCCGCAGCCACCACAACATGGTCGGCTACTCCGGCACCGCGGGCGACTCGGTGTACGTGCACGACAACGAGTTCGACCAGAACATGGGCGGCGCCTCGATGGACAGCGCCTTCCCCGGCCACCCCGGACTCCCGCAGAACCACGCCCGCTTCGAACGCAACCTGATCCACGACAACAACGCCGACTACTACCACTACGTCGCGGACGGCACCTGCGCCAAACCGCCCGCCGAGCGCGGCTACGAGCAGGGCGTGGTCTGCCCGCAGATCTCCATGCCCCCCGGCACCGGCATCATCACCGCCGGCGGCAACTGGAACCTCTACGAGAACAACTGGGTGTACGGGCACCAGCGCGCGGGCTTCTTCCTCTCGGCCGTGCCCGCCTTCATCCGCGGCGAGGAGGAGCTGTCCAAGCAGACCGACACCTCCCACCACAACCGCTACGCCGGCAACATCCTGGGCAAGGACAAGTCCGGCGCCTCCCGCCCCAACGGCATGGACGTGTGGTGGGACGGCCAGGGCCGGGGCAACTGCTGGCAGCAGGGCCCGGACGGCTCCACCCCGGGCACGCTCCCGCAGTGCGGCGAGCGCCGCGGCGCGGTCTCCGGCGGCTCGGCCCGGCTCGCCGGCGAACCGGTGAAGCTGGCCCAGCTCCTCGTCTGCGCCGACTACAGCGTCCAGGCGCGCAAGCTTCCGGCCGGCTGCGACTGGTACGGCTCCCGGGGCCTCCAGCGGGTGGAGACCCAGCTCGCCCTGGCCGTCGCGGCGGTCCTCCTCCTCGTCGGCGGCCTCCTGTGGTGGCGCCGCCTGCGCCACTCGCGCCCGGCCGGGGTGGCCGCGCTGCTCGGCCTCGCGGGCCTGGCCCTGGACGTGGCCGGCTCCACGACGGGCCTGGTCGGCACCTTCGTCCCGGCGCTGGCCCTGCTCTGCCTCGGCCTGTGGTGGACCGGCACCGGCCTCGCCCTGCGCCCCACCCGGCCCTGGCTGGCCCGCCTGACCCTGCTGCTGGGCGCGCTCACCCTGCTCGACGCCTTCGACAAGGCCGTCCTGATGATCCCCTGGATCCCGCTCGGCCCCGCCTGGATACGGTCCCTCGTCGCGGTGGTCTGGATCCTCTGGGCCGTCATCGCCGCAGCCCGCCCCGGGGGCGCCCCGGCCCGCCCGGCGGGCCCCGGTGGAGACCCGGCCGGCGACCGGGTCCCCGTCCCCGCAGGCCCGGCCCCGACCCGCAGCGCAGAAACCGAGGCCGGTCCCGAGGCCGCGGACGGCGCCGCAGCCGGGGGAGACCAGCCGTGA
- a CDS encoding TetR/AcrR family transcriptional regulator, which translates to MDPVPPAHPLRRTPIQQRSADRLARILDACAELLDETGYENLSTRAVALRAGVPIGSVYRFFGNKRAMAIALAHRNLDQYADGIEQRLADLPDTDWRPVVDAVLDEYLVMKRSVPGFALVDFGVPAPPPEGPASDPNHLVAVRLTELLGAHLALTPDAALERAVLVAVEATDALIQLAFRNDPDGDADIVAETRAMMHAYLARVLD; encoded by the coding sequence ATGGACCCCGTGCCCCCAGCCCACCCCCTGCGCCGGACGCCGATCCAGCAGCGCAGCGCCGACCGCCTCGCCCGGATCCTCGACGCCTGCGCGGAGCTCCTTGACGAGACCGGGTACGAGAACCTCAGCACCCGGGCCGTGGCCCTGCGGGCCGGCGTGCCGATCGGTTCGGTCTACCGGTTCTTCGGCAACAAGCGGGCCATGGCCATCGCCCTGGCCCACCGCAACCTCGACCAGTACGCCGACGGCATCGAGCAGCGTCTCGCGGACCTCCCGGACACCGACTGGCGCCCGGTCGTCGACGCGGTGCTGGACGAGTACCTGGTCATGAAGCGCAGCGTGCCCGGCTTCGCCCTCGTCGACTTCGGGGTGCCGGCGCCGCCGCCCGAGGGGCCGGCCTCCGACCCCAACCACCTGGTCGCCGTCCGCCTCACCGAACTCCTCGGCGCCCACCTCGCCCTCACCCCGGACGCCGCCCTGGAACGGGCCGTGCTGGTCGCGGTCGAGGCCACGGACGCCCTGATCCAGCTGGCCTTCCGCAACGACCCGGACGGCGACGCCGACATCGTCGCCGAAACGCGCGCCATGATGCACGCGTACCTCGCGCGCGTCCTGGACTGA
- a CDS encoding AMP-binding protein, protein MTSTLDGCTPWPEEFVDYYWASGHWRGNTLDNLLRGWALQYGPRTALAHGDTRITYAALNRRVGRMAAGFRLRGLRTGQRVLVQLPAIPELVVTVFALMRAGAVPVLCPVSHRAPEVSHVVQVSEATGYVGPPTYRGFDHTAMAAEIAAQGPFLRRVFTFEPPGTSDPYGGFTTDTAGCHYFPLNSLDSPPEPALALTAGQVAFFLLSDAPGEAPELVPRTHNDYAYQARAAAELVSLTQDDVYLAALPSDLNLAFGGPGIIGTLTVGGTVVLVEDQEPAACLEAVERERVTVAAVTPAAARHWLDARAGAGAGADVSSLRLVQIGGNTPPLERATAERVAAEWDCRLQQVFAAPEGLLTLTRPDDPDETVLTTQGRPLSPDDQIRVVDADGKELPDGKPGELLARGPYTARGYYRAPGLNARSFTPDGYLRTGVLARRTPDGNLVVAGRLEGASQPLGLG, encoded by the coding sequence ATGACATCCACGCTCGACGGTTGTACGCCCTGGCCCGAGGAATTCGTCGACTACTACTGGGCGTCCGGCCACTGGCGGGGCAACACGCTGGACAACCTGCTGCGCGGCTGGGCCCTGCAGTACGGACCGCGGACCGCGCTCGCCCACGGCGACACCCGCATCACGTACGCGGCCCTGAACCGCCGCGTGGGCCGGATGGCCGCCGGGTTCCGGCTGCGCGGCCTGCGGACCGGGCAGCGGGTCCTCGTCCAGCTGCCCGCCATTCCCGAGCTCGTCGTCACCGTGTTCGCCCTGATGCGCGCCGGCGCGGTCCCCGTGCTCTGCCCGGTCTCGCACCGGGCGCCCGAGGTGTCCCACGTGGTCCAGGTCTCCGAGGCCACCGGCTACGTCGGCCCCCCGACGTACCGGGGCTTCGACCACACGGCGATGGCCGCCGAGATCGCGGCGCAAGGCCCCTTCCTGCGCCGGGTGTTCACCTTCGAGCCGCCGGGCACCTCGGACCCGTACGGCGGCTTCACGACCGACACGGCGGGCTGTCACTACTTCCCGCTGAACTCCCTCGACTCGCCGCCCGAACCGGCGCTCGCGCTGACCGCCGGCCAGGTGGCGTTCTTCCTGCTCTCCGACGCTCCCGGCGAGGCGCCCGAGCTGGTTCCGCGCACCCACAACGACTACGCCTACCAGGCGCGGGCCGCGGCCGAGCTGGTGTCGCTCACCCAGGACGACGTGTACCTCGCCGCGCTGCCCTCCGATCTCAACCTGGCCTTCGGCGGCCCCGGCATCATCGGCACGCTGACCGTCGGCGGCACCGTCGTCCTGGTCGAGGACCAGGAACCCGCCGCGTGCCTGGAGGCCGTCGAGCGCGAGCGGGTCACCGTCGCCGCGGTGACGCCGGCCGCGGCCCGGCACTGGCTCGACGCGCGTGCCGGGGCCGGGGCCGGGGCTGACGTGAGCAGCCTGCGCCTCGTGCAGATCGGCGGCAACACCCCGCCCCTGGAGCGCGCGACCGCCGAGCGGGTGGCCGCCGAGTGGGACTGCCGCCTCCAGCAGGTCTTCGCCGCGCCCGAAGGGCTGCTCACCCTCACCCGGCCCGACGATCCGGACGAGACCGTGCTCACGACGCAGGGCCGTCCGCTCTCCCCCGACGATCAGATCCGTGTCGTCGACGCCGACGGCAAGGAACTCCCGGACGGGAAGCCGGGCGAACTCCTGGCCCGCGGCCCCTACACCGCCCGCGGCTACTACCGGGCTCCCGGCCTCAACGCGCGCTCCTTCACCCCCGACGGGTACCTGCGCACCGGCGTCCTCGCGCGGCGCACGCCGGACGGCAACCTGGTGGTGGCGGGTCGCCTGGAAGGCGCTTCGCAGCCGCTCGGCCTGGGGTGA
- a CDS encoding molybdopterin oxidoreductase family protein, with the protein MPRTALRICPLCEATCGLTLTIEGTTVTGARGDRDDVFSRGFICPKGAAFGGLDADPDRLRTPLVRRDGRLHEATWEEAFQAIADAVPALVRTYGPQSVGVVLGNPNVHTMAGQLYPPLLLKALGTRNLFTASTLDQMPKHVSSGLLFGDPFAIPVPDLDRTDFLLLLGANPVESNGSLCTAPDFPGRLKALRARGGTLVVVDPRRTRTAKLADRHLAPRPGSDAALLAALAHTLLAEELTDPGVLAEHTQGIGELAEALGGFTPEAVAPACDLTAEEIRALARDLAAAPTAAVYGRIGSCTVEYGTLASWLVDVLNILTGNLDRPGGALFPLSATDRAPRPAGPGKGFGLGRWHSRVSGHPEAKAELPLAALAEEIDTPGEGRIRALVSIAANPVLSAPDGRRLDAALAGLDFMVSIDPYLNETSRHAHVVLPPAPPSQSAHFDFAFNTFAIRNQVRYSPPAVPLEDGRMDECEIHARLVLAVSGMHGTDPGAVDDLAIGATLARECADPDSPLRGQDPARLAGLLAGGSGPERRLDLMLRLGPYGDRFAAAADLPGSPATETRAGAPDGAAGPGAAADTGALGLDRLLAHPHGIDLGPLRPRLPGLLRTRSGRIELLPDPIAAELPRLRGTLTDRPAALVLVGRRHLRSNNSWLHNVPALAGGSNRCTLQVHPDDAARLGLTDGRPARITADGGSLEVPVEVTDTLRTGVVSLPHGWGHDRPGTRLSVAAAVPGVNVNQLLDGSRLDPLSGTAVLNGFPVELTPIP; encoded by the coding sequence ATGCCCCGCACCGCCCTGCGCATCTGCCCCCTCTGTGAAGCCACGTGCGGCCTCACGCTCACCATCGAAGGCACCACCGTCACCGGGGCCCGAGGAGACCGCGACGACGTGTTCAGCCGCGGTTTCATCTGCCCCAAGGGCGCCGCCTTCGGTGGCCTCGACGCCGACCCCGACCGGCTGCGCACCCCCCTCGTGCGACGCGACGGCCGGCTCCACGAGGCCACCTGGGAGGAGGCCTTCCAGGCCATCGCCGACGCGGTCCCCGCCCTCGTGCGGACGTACGGGCCCCAGTCCGTCGGCGTCGTCCTCGGCAACCCGAACGTCCACACCATGGCCGGCCAGCTCTACCCGCCGCTGCTCCTCAAAGCCCTCGGCACCCGCAACCTCTTCACCGCCAGCACCCTCGACCAGATGCCCAAACACGTCTCCAGCGGCCTGCTCTTCGGGGATCCCTTCGCCATTCCCGTCCCGGACCTCGACCGCACGGACTTCCTCCTGCTCCTGGGGGCGAACCCGGTCGAGTCCAACGGCTCCCTGTGCACCGCACCCGACTTCCCCGGCCGGCTCAAGGCGCTGCGCGCACGGGGCGGCACCCTCGTCGTCGTCGACCCGCGCCGCACCCGCACCGCCAAGCTCGCCGACCGCCACCTCGCGCCGCGGCCCGGCAGCGACGCAGCTCTGCTCGCCGCCCTGGCCCACACCCTGCTCGCCGAGGAGCTGACCGATCCGGGCGTGCTCGCGGAACACACCCAGGGAATCGGGGAACTCGCCGAAGCGCTCGGTGGTTTCACTCCCGAGGCCGTTGCCCCCGCCTGCGACCTCACGGCCGAGGAGATCCGCGCGCTCGCCCGGGATCTCGCGGCCGCGCCGACCGCCGCCGTCTACGGGCGGATCGGCAGCTGCACCGTGGAGTACGGCACGCTCGCCAGCTGGCTGGTCGACGTGCTGAACATCCTGACGGGCAATCTCGACCGGCCGGGCGGAGCCCTGTTCCCGCTGTCCGCGACCGACCGCGCACCCCGGCCGGCCGGACCCGGCAAGGGCTTCGGCCTCGGCCGCTGGCACAGCCGGGTCAGCGGCCACCCCGAGGCCAAGGCCGAACTCCCGCTGGCCGCGCTGGCGGAGGAGATCGACACGCCGGGGGAGGGGCGGATCCGGGCCCTCGTCTCCATCGCGGCGAACCCCGTGCTGTCCGCCCCCGACGGCCGGCGCCTCGACGCGGCCCTGGCCGGGCTCGACTTCATGGTCAGCATCGATCCCTACCTCAACGAGACCTCGCGCCACGCCCACGTCGTCCTGCCCCCCGCGCCGCCCTCGCAGAGCGCCCACTTCGACTTCGCCTTCAACACCTTCGCCATCCGCAACCAGGTCCGCTATTCGCCGCCCGCCGTCCCGCTCGAGGACGGGCGCATGGACGAGTGCGAGATCCACGCCCGTCTCGTACTCGCCGTCTCCGGCATGCACGGAACCGACCCGGGAGCCGTGGACGACCTGGCCATCGGGGCCACCCTCGCCCGGGAGTGCGCCGACCCGGACTCACCGCTGCGCGGGCAGGATCCGGCGCGCCTCGCCGGGCTGCTCGCGGGCGGCAGCGGCCCCGAGCGCCGCCTCGACCTGATGCTCCGGCTGGGCCCCTACGGAGACCGGTTCGCCGCGGCCGCGGACCTGCCCGGGAGCCCCGCTACGGAAACCCGCGCGGGCGCACCGGACGGCGCGGCCGGCCCCGGCGCCGCGGCCGACACCGGGGCCCTCGGACTGGACCGGCTCCTCGCGCACCCGCACGGAATCGACCTGGGCCCGCTGCGCCCCCGGCTCCCCGGCCTGCTGAGGACGCGCAGCGGCAGGATCGAGCTCCTCCCGGACCCGATCGCGGCCGAACTCCCCAGGCTGCGCGGGACGCTCACCGACCGCCCCGCCGCCCTGGTCCTCGTGGGCCGCCGCCACCTGCGCTCCAACAACAGCTGGCTGCACAACGTTCCGGCCCTCGCCGGAGGCTCCAACCGCTGCACCCTGCAGGTCCACCCGGACGATGCCGCCCGGCTCGGCCTCACCGACGGCCGCCCGGCCCGGATCACCGCCGACGGCGGCAGCCTGGAGGTGCCCGTGGAGGTCACCGACACCCTCCGTACCGGAGTCGTGAGCCTCCCGCACGGCTGGGGCCACGACCGCCCCGGCACCCGCCTCTCGGTGGCCGCGGCCGTGCCCGGAGTCAACGTCAACCAGCTCCTCGACGGCAGCCGGCTCGACCCGCTCTCCGGCACGGCCGTGCTCAACGGCTTCCCCGTCGAACTGACACCCATCCCCTGA